The following proteins are co-located in the Microplitis demolitor isolate Queensland-Clemson2020A chromosome 3, iyMicDemo2.1a, whole genome shotgun sequence genome:
- the LOC103577521 gene encoding neuropeptide-like 1 isoform X1, with protein sequence MPSSRHFTSLLLILFAIIVDQLQIPLVTCQEEEDMQCLPRKTFLAFLRLPEVSSNLAAYSRSARIIQDARNDFMHLKALSSEDTSDDTKICFPAEVYYEIFSDPTMRAHLSVIERAQRMVENPEHDAVNFETEKRSIATLAKNDDLPASIQDRYQGEDDDEKRSQSSMSPDEILKMYVGHTPEELGKSAEDIINEYTLPNGEIDVESLSRDFHSTKRNVAALARDYALPSGRRNSASADSQQSSLHGDKRNIAMLARDRLLPKGYKRNIGSLGRVYIVPSYQGKRNIAALARDSMLPMGKRYLGALVKSGGYPYIYNKRNIASLARNGVYNYVKRNIGTLARDWNLPQSRHSRSLNEKELGAARIDLDNLQRIDSTKHNDDLHAHNHDFDLNKFSKGFKLNKNKNSNKSILESELVDAKNKSRSKRQIDYSEEYPLPVMQNANVLDYDDFMEALIADYPIAEKRFMGAGTATSERHENGDVNDDGTDDDKAIKQTLMGYQDVYQPSKRHIGALARLGWLPSFRAARFSRSPRYLVGRQDSPDGPTSHDTPDPATRSLDTWRRPRTRYMHHQDLHGNCRNGYRRHLSSSPTDDNYLNYVLYRASINNI encoded by the exons gtAACATGTCAAGAAGAGGAAGATATGCAATGTTTGCCACGTAAAACATTTCTAGCGTTTCTTCGGTTGCCGGAAGTCAGTTCAAACTTAGCAGCATATTCAAGATCTGCGCGTATAATACAAGACGCGCGGAATGATTTCATGCATTTGAAGGCTTTGAGTTCGGAAGACACGAGCGACGACACTAAAATATGTTTTCCTGCTGAAGTTTACTACGAAATCTTTAGTGATCCGACAATGCGCGCCCACTTGAGTGTAATCGAGCGCGCACAGAGGATGGTCGAAAATCCGGAGCATGATGCGGTCAATTTCGAAACGGAAAAAAGGAGCATTGCAACCCTCGCTAAAAATGATGATTTACCGGCTTCTATACAAGATCGTTATCAAGGggaagatgatgatgaaaaacGCAGTCAATCaag tatgaGTCCTGATGAAATACTAAAAATGTATGTTGGACATACACCTGAAGAATTAGGAAAAAGTGCAGAAGacataataaatgaatatacatTACCAAATGGTGAAATAGACGTCGAATCATTGTCACGTGATTTCCACAGTACTAAACGTAACGTCGCAGCATTGGCTCGTGATTATGCATTACCGTCAGGACGAAGAAACAGCGCATCTGCAGATTCTCAACAGTCATCATTACACGGTGATAAACGTAACATCGCAATGCTCGCACGGGACAGATTACTCCCAAAGGGTTATAAACGTAACATCGGCTCTCTCGGACGGGTGTACATCGTACCTTCTTATCAAGGCAAACGTAACATCGCAGCTCTTGCTCGGGACTCAATGCTACCTATGGGCAAACGTTACCTCGGCGCTCTTGTTAAATCCGGCGGGTATCCTTACATCTACAACAAAAGAAACATCGCTTCATTAGCAAGAAACGGAGTTTATAATTACGTTAAACGTAACATTGGAACTTTAGCTCGCGATTGGAACCTACCGCAATCACGACACAGTCGCTCGTTGAATGAGAAGGAGTTGGGAGCAGCGCGCATTGATTTAGATAATTTACAGCGAATTGATTCGACAAAACACAATGACGATCTTCATGCTCATAATCatgattttgatttaaataaatttagtaaaggattcaagttaaataaaaataaaaacagcaacaaaagtattttggAAAGTGAATTAGTTGatgctaaaaataaatcacgcAGTAAGAGACAAATTGATTATTCTGAAGAATATCCATTACCTGTAATGCAAAACGCCAATGTATTAGATTATGATGATTTTATGGAAGCACTTATTGCTGATTATCCAATTGCCGAAAAAAGATTTATgg GAGCAGGTACTGCGACTTCAGAGCGGCACGAAAATGGTGACGTCAATGACGACGGGACAGACGACGATAAAGCAATAAAGCAGACGTTGATGGGTTATCAGGACGTGTATCAACCAAGTAAGAGACATATCGGCGCTCTGGCACGTCTCGGTTGGCTACCATCCTTCAGGGCAGCACGATTTTCGCGCTCTCCGCGATATCTGGTCGGCAG gcAGGATTCCCCAGATGGGCCCACGTCCCACGACACCCCCGACCCGGCGACTAGGTCGTTAGACACGTGGAGAAGACCGAGAACCCGCTACATGCATCACCAAGATCTACATGGTAATTGTCGAAATGGTTACAGAAGACACTTATCATCATCACCTACCgatgacaattatttaaattatgtacTTTATCGCGCttccataaataatatttag
- the LOC103577521 gene encoding neuropeptide-like 1 isoform X3, with translation MPSSRHFTSLLLILFAIIVDQLQIPLVTCQEEEDMQCLPRKTFLAFLRLPEVSSNLAAYSRSARIIQDARNDFMHLKALSSEDTSDDTKICFPAEVYYEIFSDPTMRAHLSVIERAQRMVENPEHDAVNFETEKRSIATLAKNDDLPASIQDRYQGEDDDEKRSQSSMSPDEILKMYVGHTPEELGKSAEDIINEYTLPNGEIDVESLSRDFHSTKRNVAALARDYALPSGRRNSASADSQQSSLHGDKRNIAMLARDRLLPKGYKRNIGSLGRVYIVPSYQGKRNIAALARDSMLPMGKRYLGALVKSGGYPYIYNKRNIASLARNGVYNYVKRNIGTLARDWNLPQSRHSRSLNEKELGAARIDLDNLQRIDSTKHNDDLHAHNHDFDLNKFSKGFKLNKNKNSNKSILESELVDAKNKSRSKRQIDYSEEYPLPVMQNANVLDYDDFMEALIADYPIAEKRFMGAGTATSERHENGDVNDDGTDDDKAIKQTLMGYQDVYQPSRIPQMGPRPTTPPTRRLGR, from the exons gtAACATGTCAAGAAGAGGAAGATATGCAATGTTTGCCACGTAAAACATTTCTAGCGTTTCTTCGGTTGCCGGAAGTCAGTTCAAACTTAGCAGCATATTCAAGATCTGCGCGTATAATACAAGACGCGCGGAATGATTTCATGCATTTGAAGGCTTTGAGTTCGGAAGACACGAGCGACGACACTAAAATATGTTTTCCTGCTGAAGTTTACTACGAAATCTTTAGTGATCCGACAATGCGCGCCCACTTGAGTGTAATCGAGCGCGCACAGAGGATGGTCGAAAATCCGGAGCATGATGCGGTCAATTTCGAAACGGAAAAAAGGAGCATTGCAACCCTCGCTAAAAATGATGATTTACCGGCTTCTATACAAGATCGTTATCAAGGggaagatgatgatgaaaaacGCAGTCAATCaag tatgaGTCCTGATGAAATACTAAAAATGTATGTTGGACATACACCTGAAGAATTAGGAAAAAGTGCAGAAGacataataaatgaatatacatTACCAAATGGTGAAATAGACGTCGAATCATTGTCACGTGATTTCCACAGTACTAAACGTAACGTCGCAGCATTGGCTCGTGATTATGCATTACCGTCAGGACGAAGAAACAGCGCATCTGCAGATTCTCAACAGTCATCATTACACGGTGATAAACGTAACATCGCAATGCTCGCACGGGACAGATTACTCCCAAAGGGTTATAAACGTAACATCGGCTCTCTCGGACGGGTGTACATCGTACCTTCTTATCAAGGCAAACGTAACATCGCAGCTCTTGCTCGGGACTCAATGCTACCTATGGGCAAACGTTACCTCGGCGCTCTTGTTAAATCCGGCGGGTATCCTTACATCTACAACAAAAGAAACATCGCTTCATTAGCAAGAAACGGAGTTTATAATTACGTTAAACGTAACATTGGAACTTTAGCTCGCGATTGGAACCTACCGCAATCACGACACAGTCGCTCGTTGAATGAGAAGGAGTTGGGAGCAGCGCGCATTGATTTAGATAATTTACAGCGAATTGATTCGACAAAACACAATGACGATCTTCATGCTCATAATCatgattttgatttaaataaatttagtaaaggattcaagttaaataaaaataaaaacagcaacaaaagtattttggAAAGTGAATTAGTTGatgctaaaaataaatcacgcAGTAAGAGACAAATTGATTATTCTGAAGAATATCCATTACCTGTAATGCAAAACGCCAATGTATTAGATTATGATGATTTTATGGAAGCACTTATTGCTGATTATCCAATTGCCGAAAAAAGATTTATgg GAGCAGGTACTGCGACTTCAGAGCGGCACGAAAATGGTGACGTCAATGACGACGGGACAGACGACGATAAAGCAATAAAGCAGACGTTGATGGGTTATCAGGACGTGTATCAACCAA gcAGGATTCCCCAGATGGGCCCACGTCCCACGACACCCCCGACCCGGCGACTAGGTCGTTAG
- the LOC103577521 gene encoding neuropeptide-like 1 isoform X4, with product MPSSRHFTSLLLILFAIIVDQLQIPLVTCQEEEDMQCLPRKTFLAFLRLPEVSSNLAAYSRSARIIQDARNDFMHLKALSSEDTSDDTKICFPAEVYYEIFSDPTMRAHLSVIERAQRMVENPEHDAVNFETEKRSIATLAKNDDLPASIQDRYQGEDDDEKRSQSSMSPDEILKMYVGHTPEELGKSAEDIINEYTLPNGEIDVESLSRDFHSTKRNVAALARDYALPSGRRNSASADSQQSSLHGDKRNIAMLARDRLLPKGYKRNIGSLGRVYIVPSYQGKRNIAALARDSMLPMGKRYLGALVKSGGYPYIYNKRNIASLARNGVYNYVKRNIGTLARDWNLPQSRHSRSLNEKELGAARIDLDNLQRIDSTKHNDDLHAHNHDFDLNKFSKGFKLNKNKNSNKSILESELVDAKNKSRSKRQIDYSEEYPLPVMQNANVLDYDDFMEALIADYPIAEKRFMGRIPQMGPRPTTPPTRRLGR from the exons gtAACATGTCAAGAAGAGGAAGATATGCAATGTTTGCCACGTAAAACATTTCTAGCGTTTCTTCGGTTGCCGGAAGTCAGTTCAAACTTAGCAGCATATTCAAGATCTGCGCGTATAATACAAGACGCGCGGAATGATTTCATGCATTTGAAGGCTTTGAGTTCGGAAGACACGAGCGACGACACTAAAATATGTTTTCCTGCTGAAGTTTACTACGAAATCTTTAGTGATCCGACAATGCGCGCCCACTTGAGTGTAATCGAGCGCGCACAGAGGATGGTCGAAAATCCGGAGCATGATGCGGTCAATTTCGAAACGGAAAAAAGGAGCATTGCAACCCTCGCTAAAAATGATGATTTACCGGCTTCTATACAAGATCGTTATCAAGGggaagatgatgatgaaaaacGCAGTCAATCaag tatgaGTCCTGATGAAATACTAAAAATGTATGTTGGACATACACCTGAAGAATTAGGAAAAAGTGCAGAAGacataataaatgaatatacatTACCAAATGGTGAAATAGACGTCGAATCATTGTCACGTGATTTCCACAGTACTAAACGTAACGTCGCAGCATTGGCTCGTGATTATGCATTACCGTCAGGACGAAGAAACAGCGCATCTGCAGATTCTCAACAGTCATCATTACACGGTGATAAACGTAACATCGCAATGCTCGCACGGGACAGATTACTCCCAAAGGGTTATAAACGTAACATCGGCTCTCTCGGACGGGTGTACATCGTACCTTCTTATCAAGGCAAACGTAACATCGCAGCTCTTGCTCGGGACTCAATGCTACCTATGGGCAAACGTTACCTCGGCGCTCTTGTTAAATCCGGCGGGTATCCTTACATCTACAACAAAAGAAACATCGCTTCATTAGCAAGAAACGGAGTTTATAATTACGTTAAACGTAACATTGGAACTTTAGCTCGCGATTGGAACCTACCGCAATCACGACACAGTCGCTCGTTGAATGAGAAGGAGTTGGGAGCAGCGCGCATTGATTTAGATAATTTACAGCGAATTGATTCGACAAAACACAATGACGATCTTCATGCTCATAATCatgattttgatttaaataaatttagtaaaggattcaagttaaataaaaataaaaacagcaacaaaagtattttggAAAGTGAATTAGTTGatgctaaaaataaatcacgcAGTAAGAGACAAATTGATTATTCTGAAGAATATCCATTACCTGTAATGCAAAACGCCAATGTATTAGATTATGATGATTTTATGGAAGCACTTATTGCTGATTATCCAATTGCCGAAAAAAGATTTATgg gcAGGATTCCCCAGATGGGCCCACGTCCCACGACACCCCCGACCCGGCGACTAGGTCGTTAG
- the LOC103577521 gene encoding neuropeptide-like 1 isoform X2 yields MPSSRHFTSLLLILFAIIVDQLQIPLVTCQEEEDMQCLPRKTFLAFLRLPEVSSNLAAYSRSARIIQDARNDFMHLKALSSEDTSDDTKICFPAEVYYEIFSDPTMRAHLSVIERAQRMVENPEHDAVNFETEKRSIATLAKNDDLPASIQDRYQGEDDDEKRSQSSMSPDEILKMYVGHTPEELGKSAEDIINEYTLPNGEIDVESLSRDFHSTKRNVAALARDYALPSGRRNSASADSQQSSLHGDKRNIAMLARDRLLPKGYKRNIGSLGRVYIVPSYQGKRNIAALARDSMLPMGKRYLGALVKSGGYPYIYNKRNIASLARNGVYNYVKRNIGTLARDWNLPQSRHSRSLNEKELGAARIDLDNLQRIDSTKHNDDLHAHNHDFDLNKFSKGFKLNKNKNSNKSILESELVDAKNKSRSKRQIDYSEEYPLPVMQNANVLDYDDFMEALIADYPIAEKRFMGAGTATSERHENGDVNDDGTDDDKAIKQTLMGYQDVYQPSKRHIGALARLGWLPSFRAARFSRSPRYLVGRSDQ; encoded by the exons gtAACATGTCAAGAAGAGGAAGATATGCAATGTTTGCCACGTAAAACATTTCTAGCGTTTCTTCGGTTGCCGGAAGTCAGTTCAAACTTAGCAGCATATTCAAGATCTGCGCGTATAATACAAGACGCGCGGAATGATTTCATGCATTTGAAGGCTTTGAGTTCGGAAGACACGAGCGACGACACTAAAATATGTTTTCCTGCTGAAGTTTACTACGAAATCTTTAGTGATCCGACAATGCGCGCCCACTTGAGTGTAATCGAGCGCGCACAGAGGATGGTCGAAAATCCGGAGCATGATGCGGTCAATTTCGAAACGGAAAAAAGGAGCATTGCAACCCTCGCTAAAAATGATGATTTACCGGCTTCTATACAAGATCGTTATCAAGGggaagatgatgatgaaaaacGCAGTCAATCaag tatgaGTCCTGATGAAATACTAAAAATGTATGTTGGACATACACCTGAAGAATTAGGAAAAAGTGCAGAAGacataataaatgaatatacatTACCAAATGGTGAAATAGACGTCGAATCATTGTCACGTGATTTCCACAGTACTAAACGTAACGTCGCAGCATTGGCTCGTGATTATGCATTACCGTCAGGACGAAGAAACAGCGCATCTGCAGATTCTCAACAGTCATCATTACACGGTGATAAACGTAACATCGCAATGCTCGCACGGGACAGATTACTCCCAAAGGGTTATAAACGTAACATCGGCTCTCTCGGACGGGTGTACATCGTACCTTCTTATCAAGGCAAACGTAACATCGCAGCTCTTGCTCGGGACTCAATGCTACCTATGGGCAAACGTTACCTCGGCGCTCTTGTTAAATCCGGCGGGTATCCTTACATCTACAACAAAAGAAACATCGCTTCATTAGCAAGAAACGGAGTTTATAATTACGTTAAACGTAACATTGGAACTTTAGCTCGCGATTGGAACCTACCGCAATCACGACACAGTCGCTCGTTGAATGAGAAGGAGTTGGGAGCAGCGCGCATTGATTTAGATAATTTACAGCGAATTGATTCGACAAAACACAATGACGATCTTCATGCTCATAATCatgattttgatttaaataaatttagtaaaggattcaagttaaataaaaataaaaacagcaacaaaagtattttggAAAGTGAATTAGTTGatgctaaaaataaatcacgcAGTAAGAGACAAATTGATTATTCTGAAGAATATCCATTACCTGTAATGCAAAACGCCAATGTATTAGATTATGATGATTTTATGGAAGCACTTATTGCTGATTATCCAATTGCCGAAAAAAGATTTATgg GAGCAGGTACTGCGACTTCAGAGCGGCACGAAAATGGTGACGTCAATGACGACGGGACAGACGACGATAAAGCAATAAAGCAGACGTTGATGGGTTATCAGGACGTGTATCAACCAAGTAAGAGACATATCGGCGCTCTGGCACGTCTCGGTTGGCTACCATCCTTCAGGGCAGCACGATTTTCGCGCTCTCCGCGATATCTGGTCGGCAGGTCAGACCAGTAG